CCAGGAGATGGCCATCGGATCCGCGCCGCCAGCCGGCCGCCGCGAGCTCCTGCGCGGCTGCCAGCGTGTCGTACCGGTACTGGGCAAACGGCTCGCCGACGGCGGCGAAGCGTGGATCGGATCGCGGCATAAACGAGTCGCCACTGGTATCCGGGAATCCGGGAAGCATTGCGTCGCGGATGGCGTCGCGGTCGATGGCGGCGAAGAGGGCGCGTCGAACGCGGACGTCCTGGGCGAAACCTTCCGGCCTCGCCCACTGGGCGCCGAGCTGAAAGGCGCCGTAGAGCCAGTTGTCCTGCCGCGAGCGTAGCTCGCCCTCGCCATTGTCGCGGTATTCGTCGCGCAGCTCGGCGGCCATGTCACCCGGGAGGGTCTTTTCGGCGACGATGTCCAGCGCACCGGCCTTCAGCGCGGCAACGAGCGCCTGGGCATTGGCGATGGTCTTGATGACGATCTGGCTGACCTTCGGGCGCCCCAGGAAGTAGTCGTCATACCGCTCGAACACTTGCTGCTCGCCCAGACCGAAGTCCACCAGGCGGAACGGTCCGAGGTTCACGTAGTCCGTCGTGAAGTACCGGTGGCCCAGAAACGATTGCTTGTCTTCGCGATACGGGTCGGCGAGGATGTGCTGGGGGAGCGGCCAGAATTCTCGCTGGATGAGGTCGAGGGCCCGATAAAACGTGGTGTGCCAGGTAATAACGAGAGTGCCCGGGTCGGGGGCTTCTACGGAGTCGGCTTTCAAAATGATCGAGTTGACGGTGGCTGCGATGTCCGGATCACGAAGCACGTCCCCGCTGAAGACGAGATCGCTGGCCGTGAAGGGCACGCCATCGTGCCATGTGACACCGGGGCGAAGACGCCAGGTCGTTTGCATCCGACCGTCTGGGAGGACGACGATGGTGCCATCATCCACCGACGGCAGCATCGCGGCGAGTCTGGGCTCCAGATGACCGTTGAGGTCCTCGGATACGAGCCCCATGGTGTGAATTTCGGAGACTCCGACCGCGCCGCCGCCGGTCGTCCCGTCCCACGGGCCGTAGCTCTTGACGGACACGAGGATGCCAACGGTGAGGGACTTTTGCGCTTCCGGTGGTTGTCTCGAACCGGCCGGCGATTCGTCCCGCGCCGTGGTCACCGCCGATGTGCAGCCGACGATGACACAGCAGGCGAGGCAGAAGAACAGTCGATGACTCATGGCGCCCTTCCCGACGCCGCTTTCCGTTGGCCCACCGTGGCAAGGCGGGCGCGCGGCTCCTCGACCCGGGTGCGTTTGCGACGATTGGCCACATATATCACGCGCGTCCCCGGCAGTCCAGTGCAATGGAAGCGGCAATGGTGAACGTCGGCGTGGTGGCGCCGGTCCTCGTCGTGGAGCCCGTATTGGGATACGCGCGGCGCGAGGGGCAAAGCGCCGCTCATTCAGGCATTTCACCGCAATTCGATGGGACTCGCGGACGATCCGCGCGAGGACTACCCCTGATCCTTTAGGGAGATGGTGGCCGTGATGCAGGGCTCGTCGCCCAGCGCGATGGTGGTATGGCCGCGGCCAGTGACGTCCTCGACGAGGCGCGCGTCGCCCGGACCGAACACCTTCGTCGATCCGTCCTCGAACCCGATCTCCAGGCGACCGGACAGGATGATGACGAATTGGCGCTGCGGCGCCGGGTGCCAATCCTGGAGCACGCCGGGCGGCCGAATCCCGAATCGGATGCTCGTGGCGTCGAGCCCATCGAGCCAGGCGCGGTGTTCGTGCAGGTCGATGGGCTCCCACCGCGCGCGGCCCACCGAGTCCGTGTACATGCGAAATGTGCCCACGAGCTACTCCGGTCGCTGTGTCATGGGGTGCGCTATTCCTCGATCCAGCGCGTGAGATAGCGCCACGTCGAGTTCTGATAGGGGGTAGCTCCCGATGGCCGCTCGCGACGCGCCCGGCCCGCGCCGACGGCGCGGAAGGCCGCGATGTCCTCGTCCGAGATCGGCTCGGGGGTGCCAAGAAGCCGAGCGCGGTAATTGATCTCGGCCAGATCGTTGAGCCGCCAGGCGGTGATCGTCGCCTCCTCGACGCTGGCGCCGACGGCGGTAATGCCGTGCCCGCGCATGAGACACACGTTCTTCTCGCCGACTGCCTTGGCGAGGTCCTGGCCGAGCGCATCGTTGGAGATCAGGACGCTTCGCGGGTAGCGCGGGATGCCGTCGAGCACGAGCTGGAGGGCGAAGGGGTCGTACGCGCCGATGAGGGGCAGCAGCTCGGTGTTGCAGATCGTGAAGAGCACGACCGTCGGCGGGTGGACGTGGATCACGGCGTTCACGTCCGGTCGCGTCCGGTACATCCACGTGTGAATGAAGACCTCATTGGGGGCCGCCAGATCGTCGGGCCCCTCGACCTTCTTGCCGTCCATATCGCAGATGATCAGGTCGTCCGGCGTGACGTACGTTAGCGCCGCCTCGCCAACGCCCCGAGCCTTGATCAGGATGCGATCGGTGCCGGGAATGCGACAGCTCACGTGGCCGGCCGGCTCGCGGGTCATCTGCATTTTGCCGATGATTCGGCAGGATTGCGCGACGACGGTTCGCGCGGCGTCCAGGTCCGCCATGCGGTTTCTCCTCTGTATCGGTGAGGGCTCGGCTCGACGGGGCGTCGGGCCGGCGTTCGCCTATCCTGCCGTGCAGAACGGCGAGAGCGCGCCCATTCGGCACGCCGCCCCGTGCTCCGCCAGCTCGCTCTCGAACATCCGATGGATCCGCGGGTCCTCGTCGGGGTATTCGATCTGGCTCCCGCCCTCCTTCACGCTTCGGTCCACGACCCACTGGCCACCACCCGTCTCGTACTTCTGGCTGCCCCCGCCACGGAGGGCCAGGTAGCGCGCGGGTGTTGCGCCGGTGTTGAAGTGCTGGTGGAACCAGGAGCTGGGGGCCACGAACAGGCTGTTCTTCTTCCAGTCCAATTTTCGGAACTCGCTCTCGCCCGGCGGCCACACGATGGAGAAGCCGGTGCCCTGGAGGATCAGCAGGAGCGCCCCGCCCCCGACGTCCTCGCCGTGGCGATGGGCTTTCTTGTAGGTGCCGACGGGGAACTGGGAGATGTGGGTCGGGACGACGCCATCGGCCATCTCGAACATGACGTTGAGGCCGCCGGCGCCCCGCTCCGCCCACTCGTAGAGCTGGATGCTAGCGGCATCGGGCACGAAGTTGGTCTCGAGGACGTGGTAGGATCGGCCTTTCACCGAGTACAGCGTCCCCTCGTCGCTGAAGTAGTCGTCGTCGCCGGCATAGCGATCCTCGAACACGAAGTCGTTGTCGAAGAGAAACCGCTCGTTGTGAAAGAGGCTCATCACCTCAGGCGCGTTGTTGTAGGCGAG
The window above is part of the Chloroflexota bacterium genome. Proteins encoded here:
- a CDS encoding ABC transporter substrate-binding protein, with protein sequence MSHRLFFCLACCVIVGCTSAVTTARDESPAGSRQPPEAQKSLTVGILVSVKSYGPWDGTTGGGAVGVSEIHTMGLVSEDLNGHLEPRLAAMLPSVDDGTIVVLPDGRMQTTWRLRPGVTWHDGVPFTASDLVFSGDVLRDPDIAATVNSIILKADSVEAPDPGTLVITWHTTFYRALDLIQREFWPLPQHILADPYREDKQSFLGHRYFTTDYVNLGPFRLVDFGLGEQQVFERYDDYFLGRPKVSQIVIKTIANAQALVAALKAGALDIVAEKTLPGDMAAELRDEYRDNGEGELRSRQDNWLYGAFQLGAQWARPEGFAQDVRVRRALFAAIDRDAIRDAMLPGFPDTSGDSFMPRSDPRFAAVGEPFAQYRYDTLAAAQELAAAGWRRGSDGHLLGADGRQVQIEVIAANDTWAKEVALVADYWRQIGLDVTENIPSRAVARDDERMAAFSGLILRARGSADGIFVSFDSRLQAGPQNRWSGANLEHYVNPAMDQLIDTLYSQIDERQQGATLKQMGEVLATDLPALPLYYRPTFTAVRKGVRALAEFGATRDPGAMSKAAHLWDRD
- a CDS encoding class II aldolase/adducin family protein codes for the protein MADLDAARTVVAQSCRIIGKMQMTREPAGHVSCRIPGTDRILIKARGVGEAALTYVTPDDLIICDMDGKKVEGPDDLAAPNEVFIHTWMYRTRPDVNAVIHVHPPTVVLFTICNTELLPLIGAYDPFALQLVLDGIPRYPRSVLISNDALGQDLAKAVGEKNVCLMRGHGITAVGASVEEATITAWRLNDLAEINYRARLLGTPEPISDEDIAAFRAVGAGRARRERPSGATPYQNSTWRYLTRWIEE
- a CDS encoding cupin domain-containing protein, with product MAQAQIRKVDPYYDWQEREGIRAVTGLHIPDLNEVPLDPWQRTGGHGAFINLGTKRGYKRAAYLSEIPPGGALHPQRHCFEEVVYVVSGRGATTVWQEGKSKQLIEWGAGSLLAIPINAWFQHFNASNEPTRLLAYNNAPEVMSLFHNERFLFDNDFVFEDRYAGDDDYFSDEGTLYSVKGRSYHVLETNFVPDAASIQLYEWAERGAGGLNVMFEMADGVVPTHISQFPVGTYKKAHRHGEDVGGGALLLILQGTGFSIVWPPGESEFRKLDWKKNSLFVAPSSWFHQHFNTGATPARYLALRGGGSQKYETGGGQWVVDRSVKEGGSQIEYPDEDPRIHRMFESELAEHGAACRMGALSPFCTAG
- a CDS encoding cupin domain-containing protein, translating into MGTFRMYTDSVGRARWEPIDLHEHRAWLDGLDATSIRFGIRPPGVLQDWHPAPQRQFVIILSGRLEIGFEDGSTKVFGPGDARLVEDVTGRGHTTIALGDEPCITATISLKDQG